In the Eptesicus fuscus isolate TK198812 chromosome 12, DD_ASM_mEF_20220401, whole genome shotgun sequence genome, one interval contains:
- the ADIG gene encoding adipogenin produces MKYPLVPLVNDLTFSFLVFWLGLPVALLLFLLIVWFRFLLSQDSEENESDLCFDWEPWSKGPAEWDSTLQSQEEERPGQ; encoded by the exons ATGAAGTACCCCCTGGTGCCGCTGGTGAACGACCTCACGTTCTCCTTCCTGGTGTTCTGGCTCGGCCTGCCCGTGGCCTTGCTGTTGTTCTTGTTGATCGTCTGGTTTCGCTTCTTACTTAGCCAAG ATTCAGAGGAAAATGAGTCGGATTTGTGCTTTGATTGGGAGCCATGGAGCAAAGGCCCAGCCGAGTGGGACAGTACACTCCAGAGCCAAGAGGAGGAGAGGCCCGGCCAGTGA